Part of the Leptospira langatensis genome is shown below.
GGACGGAGTCAATTGGACCCCGGAATCGGGATCATCAAGCCTTATCCCTTGGGGAGTTGTATGGTCTTCCCAATTAAACTTATTTGTTGCCACGTCGGTAACCACTACTGCTAATAATATTCTTACCTCGCCAGATGGAATAAATTGGGCCCCGCGAGCAGGATCTGCAAGCCTTGCTTTGAGTGGAATTTGTTGGTCCCCTGAACTTGGTATATTCGTTTCCGTTGCGAATACTCTTACCGCCAACAATATCCTAACCACAACACCCTTAGGCAAAGGCTACTGGCCGGGTTAAATTCGAATGCGGAATTGTGGGATACCCGAAAGCCCTAAGCAAGCCCCCACATCTACCATTTGGAATATAGTACCAGAAAAAATTTGCTATAGAATCCTTGCCAACTAGGAATAGGGCAGAAATCGTGATCCCATATAGATTTGCTGTGTTGGAGCCCCGACCTTGTCCCTTTTCGTTTTCCTGCTTTTGTTTAGCTCGGCTTTATTCTTTTATTACAGATCCGAGAGGAACAAGTTAGCTCTCGTTTTTGCTCTATTGACGATTACGATAGCTCTCTGGTGTCTTTTGGTATTCTTGGGGGGTCTGCCTCTCCCAAGGGGACTTCGAACCTTTATCCTGGACATCACCCTGATCCCGATCATTTTTCTCCCTTTATTCAATAATTATATTATTCGAAACTACACTCGACCTCATGATCTAATACCGGTCCCGATGGGCTTTATGATAGCGCATACCACTGCTATTGTTGCTTTTTCTGCTCTTTCCGTGATGGGTCTCGTTTCTCCGTACTATTTGGATGGGGACGTAGTCCGTTACAGAGGTGGTTTAACGTATATCCTCTTAATGCTGTATATCTACGTTTCTACCATCTGGGGTCTAGGAAGGGTAGTTTACAATATGGTTAAGGGAAGCTATTTCGTCCGTCTGCATTCCATTTATATTTTTACCGGGATCCTGCTTGCGAGTATCATTGCATTCACGTTTCTCATCGCGTTGCCATCGCAGGAGCCCAACTTAAGTCCCGTGGCCTCTTTTGGGATGCTTGCCTTCCTCTGGTTTAGCTGGGTTCCGGCTACGAAATATAGGCTGTTTAATGTGGCGCTCACCGATTTCGGACAGGATTTTCGAAATCCTAGGCTTTCTTCTATCATTGTCACGATCAATCGTTTCCTTTTGAACAAGATGGACCCGATCGCATATAAAGATATTTGCGATCAGTATGAAAAACTTAAAATGGAAGAGATAGAACGGATCCAGATGTCTGGTCTGTACAATATGATCCGAAAGACTGGAAATCCAGTAAAATACATAGTGAATACTTCGGAGAAGATCATTAAGACTCTGTTTCCTTAAGAGGATCTATTTCTTCTTTCGAATGACTTTTCTTTCTACCTTGAGTGCGGCGTCTAGAATATCCTCGTATCCTTCGCTCGGTAGATCCAGCATGACAGAGATCAAATTTCGGAATAGTCGATTCTTCTTCTCACTAAATAACTTAATACAAAATCTACTGACTAGATCCTGATCTATTTCTTCGAGGGTCTCACTCAGATTCATGATCCTTGCGAGTTGCGCGTTCTTTACTTCAGAGAGATTGGTGTTCGTTTTTACCCAGGCACCAAACTCCTTATTGAAGATCGGTAAAAGTTCGGCAAGCTCCGCCTTTTCCTGTCCTTTCCCAGTTCTAACAAATATTTTCGAGATCCCATACTGGAATAAGAGCTGGTTTAATACAGATTCTGGAGTCTCTACATTTCCGTTGATCCAACGATAAACGGTGGTTTCCGACCTTTGCAGGTAGTTAGAGACCTCCTTGACGTTAGACAGCAAATTAATTGCAAGTCCGAGTCTTTCGCCTTCCGCAATCAGATCTTTAGCCATATTTGTTTTCTCTTTTTTTCATAATCGGCAAAATGTAAAAAATACTTGCAAACTTGCATTTTGTTGGTTTGATTGGTTCCAACAATATCACAGTTATTTCTGGGTTCAAGAAGTAATTTTCGACGTTTTACGGATAATTTCGGTCGGATCCTTCTTTTTTCGGACCCCTGAAACTAGCTTGCCTATTGCATTTTCGATTTTTTTGACAGTTCTCTGTCCGACAAAAATCTCTATTTATGAAAGTAGTACGTTCTTAATTTCGATGGATCTCTTTAACTTTAAGACAGTCCGAACTCGCATCGAAGAAGGGGGATCTTCTTCTCGAAGTATTTTGTACTTCGTATATTTAAAGAATCTTTCTTTCCTTGTCTTCGGCTTTTACGGACTTTCCTTGCTAGGAGCGGAGAATCCGGAACAAGTTGCTATCCAGCAAAGATTCTCTCTTTTGTCTAAGGTCGCGGTCAGATCCACGAATACAGATCCTTCTTCCTTAAATATTCGATTTTTATGGAATACTCGGTCTCCAATTCTCCGACTTGTTCTTGAAGGCAGATCCTTAATATCTTTTGCGAAGCTCTCCGTGTTAGGATCTTCGTATGATACTCCTGAGGAAAAGAATTGCTTTTCTCAACAAACCTTCATCAAAACGAAGCATGGGTATACTTCCGTAGAGAATCTAAAAGTAGGGGACTTTGTTTTGGCAGGAAGCGACGGTTCGGGTGCTTTGGCTTACAAAGCAGTTACGGAAACATTCATCCAGGATGTTCAATCCATTCATTGTAAGATCCGGACCCAGGCTGTGAGGAAATGTTCCGACCTATAAAGAGTTTGTCGATGTTCCGGGTGCATGGATTGCTTCTACAATAAGGGAGCGTGCACAGATTCAGAACTAAATCCGACGATTTGTCAAAAAGTTATCGCGCAAGATCGGCATCTATTTAAAAAGTTCCTAGCATAAAGCCAGAGGAACTGAATGAAGAAACTATTGAAGATAGTCGGAGCGATCCTGATCCTTTTTCCCATCGTATTGATCGGATTCTTATATCTTGCCTTTCCGAAGATAAACCCACCGGAAGAGATCCAAGCTAGACAAGATCGTGAGAATATTGAAAGGGGAAGATATCTTGCCAATCATGTCTCCGCTTGCATCGATTGCCACTCCACAAGGGACTGGAAAAGATTCTCGGGGCCTTTACTTCCGGAATCCATTGGAGAAGGCGGTGAGATCTTCGATCAAAAGATCGGGTTTCCTGGTTCTTTCGTTGCACCAAATATCACTCCTGCTTCCCTCGGGACTTGGACGGACGGAGAAATCCTTCGTGCGATCTCGAGCGGGATTAGCAAGAACGGTCGCCCTCTATTTCCTGTCATGCCTCATCCTGCATATGGCAAAATGTCTAAGGACGACCTACTTTCCATCATCGCATATTTAAGGAATATTGCTCCGATCCAAAAGGAGAATGAGGTTTCTAAACCTGAATTTCCCTTTTCTCTCATCTTAAGGACGATCCCGCAACCTGCGGAGTTTTCTTCCTCGCCTAAGAAAGAGGATAAAATCGCTTACGGCAAATATTTGTTCAACGCGGCAGCTTGTTCCGAATGTCATACGAAAAAAGACAAAGGAAAACCGGTAGAAGGGATGGATCTGGCCGGTGGATTTGAATTTCCTTTGCCAAACGGTACTAAGATCGTTTCTTCCAATATTACTCCTGACAAGGAAACGGGTATCGGTCATTGGTCTGAAGAAAAATTTGTAGAACGGTTTAAAAGTATGGAGCCTCCTCGTTACCAACCTCATTTGGTAAAGGACGGTGAGCGTCAGACCATCATGCCTTGGACCATGTATGCAGGGATGACCAAGGACGACTTGGCTGCGATCTTTGCCTATTTGCAGACTGTGAAACCTATTTCGAATAAAATTTAAACCCGATTCTGCCGTTTCCTGTTCGCATCAAACGGCAGAAGTTTTTACGGCTCTTTTTGAAAGCCGCTCGATCGAGCGGTTCCTTTCTCTCTTTTGTTTGTCTGATAGGATCGATGATATCGCTCATCTCCCTTTTTCCCGGTTTTCCCTTTTTTCGCTTTTCTGAAAATGGTAGAGTGTAGATCTAGAAGCTTTACTATCTCATTATCTTTTTGTGAACCTTCCAATCATACGTATGAATGAAACAAACACACTCTCCTCATTTTGGTCTCTTTCTCCCGATCATTGTCTACAGGAACTAAACTCTTCATCCAAAGGCTTAACGAGCGAGGAAGTGGAGGAGCGGGTCGGAATATACGGGGAGAACCGCTTAACTGCCAAGAAGAGGACCTCGGCTCTCGGTCTATTATTCAACCAGTTCAAGAGTCCGATCATCCTTCTTCTTTTTATGGCTGCGGGACTTTCCATTATCGTTCAGGACGCAGCGGACGCGATCATCATTCTTGGGATCGTTTTAGCCAGCGGACTCTTGGGCTTTTGGCAAGAATACGGAGCCATGAATGCAGTGGAGAAGCTTTTGGCAATGGTGCAGATCACCGTTTCCGTGTATAGGGACGGTGCCTCTGTAGAATTGCCGTTAGATCAGATCGTTCCTGGCGATATTTTGGATTTAAATGCCGGGAATATCATTCCAGCAGACAGCCTTCTCATCGAATCCAAGGATCTATTCGTGAATGAGGCAACTCTCACCGGGGAAACTTTCCCTGTGGAGAAATCACTTAGCGACCTAAAAGCAGACACACCCCTTGCAAAGAGGATCAATTCCCTTTGGATGGGAACTCATATCATTAGCGGCCAAGCAAAGGCAGTCGTTGTAAAGACAGGCAAGGATACCGAGTTCGGAAGTATTTCGGAAAGATTAAAGCTCCGTCCGCCCGAGAATGAATTCGAAGTGGGAGTAAAGAAATTCGGATATTTCCTTCTCCATATCACTTTGCTTTTGGTACTCGGAATCTTTGTGATCAATGTTCTTTTGGAACGTCCTGTCTTAGAGGCGTTCTTGTTCTCTCTCGCGCTTTCTGTAGGATTGACTCCTCAGCTTCTGCCTGCGATCATCAGCATTAATCTTTCTCATGGCGCAAAGAAAATGGCGGAGAAGAAAGTCATAGTGAAACGACTTTCGGCCATCGAGAATTTTGGGAATATGAATGTGATCTGTTCCGATAAGACCGGAACTCTCACAGAAGGCACGGTCCAATTCCATTCTTCTTTGGATCCGAACGGAAATCAAAGCGAAGAAGTTTCTCTGCATGCTTTTATCAATGCTTCCTTTGAGACAGGCTTTATCAATTCCATTGACGAGGCGATCCGAAAGGACTTGCAATTCGATCTCTCAAAATATACGAAGACAGACGAGATCCCATATGATTTCATTCGGAAAAGACTGAGCATATTGGTATCTCATGACAATTCTTCCATTCTGATCACGAAGGGTGCTCTTTCTAATATTCTAGACGTTTGCAAATTTGCAAGAGAAGGAGCAAATTCCCAAATACCAATAAACACGATCCAAGATAAGATCCAGAAACAATACGAAGATTTAAGTGCCCAGGGACTTCGTATCTTAGGAATTGCAAGTAAGGATATGGGAACTTTCTCTCGAGTTTCCAAATCGGACGAGGAAGGGATGGTCTTTTTAGGTCTATTAGTTTTTCATGATCCTCCTAAACCCATGGTGCACGAGACAATCACTACCTTGAACCAGTTAGGGGTTTCTCTGAAAGTAATTACAGGCGACAACCGACACGTAGCTCGTTCTCTTTGCTCACAGATCGGATTGCAAAATACAAAGGTATTGTACGGAGAAGAATTGAATCAAGTCAGCGATGAGGCCTTGATCCATTTAGTAGGAGATGTGAATATCTTTGCGGAAATCGAACCGAATTGCAAAGAAAGGATCATCATCGCACTTAAGAAGGCTGGGAACGTCGTAGGTTATATCGGAGACGGGATCAATGATGTATCCGCTCTGCATTCTGCGGATGTAGGAATATCCGTTGAGACAGCGGTAGATGTCGCTAAGAACGCGGCGGATATTGTTCTATTGGAAAAAGACCTGGAAGTCTTGGTGGAAGGAGTAAGACAAGGGCGCGTAACGTTTGCGAACACCCTAAAATATGTGTTCATGGCAACTAGCGCGAATTTTGGGAATATGTTCAGTATGGCAGGGGCTTCCTTATTTCTTCCATTCTTGCCGTTATTGCCTAAGCAGATCCTGCTTACTAATTTTCTGACCGATTTTCCGGAAATGACGATAGCCACAGACGAGGTGGACGCGGAGATGATCTCTTCTCCAAAACGTTGGGATATTTCGGTGATCCGAAAATTCATGCTGGTTTTCGGGTTGGTGAGTTCCTTCTTCGATTATTTGACGTTTGGTGTCTTACAATGGATCCTAAAAGTAGATCCGGAGCAATTCAGGAGCGGTTGGTTCATTGAATCTGTGGTTTCCGCTTCTCTTATCGTGTTAGTGATACGAACTAGAGATCTATTCTTCCGAAGTAGGCCAGGAAGACCTCTTTTTATTGCGACACTACTCGTGATCCTTGCCACAATCCTATTCCCGTATACTCCGATTGCAAAAGCGTTCGAGCTAGTTCCTTTACCTTTAGAATTCTTGGGGATCCTATTCGTGATCGTACTTCTATACGTAAGTATGGCGGAAGTAGCAAAGAAATTCTTTTATAAAAGAGTGAAGATCTAGCGAGAAGGATCGGGATGACAATAGATAAATTCATCATTAAGAATATCGTTAAAAGCCTAATCGAATACAGCGTACTTATCGCTTTCGGCCTTTTGGTGATCTATTTGGACGAAATAGAATTTTCGGGAGTGAATATCACCTATCTCATTATCTTTCTAACTAGTATGAAATCGGTGTACTTCTTTATTAAAGGATTCAAGAAAATCTCAGAATTCTCGGATCTTGAGGTCAGATATTACGAATTTCTAGTATTTATTGCCGTAAACATCAGTATGATCATAGTTTCTTTCGGAATCGATTATTTTTGCCTGTTTCGGATCGATCCTAACTCCTTTTCTGGACTGCCTGTAGGTGCAACGAACGTAGGTCTTTCTTTTAAGTTCTTCTATTTCAGTCTAATGATCTTCACAAATATTGGGATCATTAAGATCATTCCGGAAACTACGGAATCGGAGATCCTAGTCATTTTAGAAGCAATCGTATCATTTATTACGATTATCTTCGTTTTATCTGATTTTTTAAGCTTAAAGGAATCTTTAAGTAGAAAAACCCCTTCTTAACCTGCTCTTCCGCCCCAGTTATACCAGTGCGGAAGGCCAGATGCATTGATAAAAGTCAAAGCATACTAATAAGTTCGCGCCATCCCCTGCGAATTCACTGTTCTCCCTAGCATTTTGCCGTTAGGCTATTCTCGCATTGACTGCCCCTTGCATAAGTGTGCTTCATAACGTATAATCGACAAATAAGAGAATAGAAATACGTCATGCGAAAGGGAAAGATATTCATGATCGGATGGGAATATCCCCCCAATATAACGGGAGGACTTGCGGTAGCTTGTAAAGAGATCGCAAGGAATCTCGCATTGGAAGGATATGAGATCGATTTTCTTCTACCAAGACTTACCGGAAATGAGGAACAAATAGAAGGCGTTCATCTTTTAGATATTTCTTCCGGCTGGGAAGAGCTTTCCGAATCGGATCGGGAATCTCTAGCTTCTTCCAGACAATGGATTGAGGTATCGGAAAGACTTCAATTCTCCCCATATTTTACCTGGAAAGAAAGTGCCTCTATCAATCACCTTGACGAGGATAAGATGCCTGCCCCCGGTTTCGTGGCAGTAAAGGAGAAAGAAAGAAAAACATTCCTTCTTCCCGAGATCCAAGGCGGGTATGGCAAAGACCTACTTCGTGATATTCACTGGTTCGCACAATTCTCCGCGATCCTTGCTCGAAAATCCAAGCCGGATCTGATACATGCTCATGATTGGATGACCTTTCCGGCAGGGATCGCAGCCAAGGAAAGCACCGGAGCTCCACTCATTGTACATGTCCACGCTACGGAGTTTGATCGTTGTGGCGGATCGGGGAATAGCGAAATACGCAATATCGAGGAGAAGGGATGCAGGCTCGCCGATATCGTTATTTCCGTCAGTGAGTATACGAAAGGAATACTCATAGACCAATACGGGATTT
Proteins encoded:
- a CDS encoding ion transporter, with the translated sequence MTIDKFIIKNIVKSLIEYSVLIAFGLLVIYLDEIEFSGVNITYLIIFLTSMKSVYFFIKGFKKISEFSDLEVRYYEFLVFIAVNISMIIVSFGIDYFCLFRIDPNSFSGLPVGATNVGLSFKFFYFSLMIFTNIGIIKIIPETTESEILVILEAIVSFITIIFVLSDFLSLKESLSRKTPS
- the mgtA gene encoding magnesium-translocating P-type ATPase is translated as MNETNTLSSFWSLSPDHCLQELNSSSKGLTSEEVEERVGIYGENRLTAKKRTSALGLLFNQFKSPIILLLFMAAGLSIIVQDAADAIIILGIVLASGLLGFWQEYGAMNAVEKLLAMVQITVSVYRDGASVELPLDQIVPGDILDLNAGNIIPADSLLIESKDLFVNEATLTGETFPVEKSLSDLKADTPLAKRINSLWMGTHIISGQAKAVVVKTGKDTEFGSISERLKLRPPENEFEVGVKKFGYFLLHITLLLVLGIFVINVLLERPVLEAFLFSLALSVGLTPQLLPAIISINLSHGAKKMAEKKVIVKRLSAIENFGNMNVICSDKTGTLTEGTVQFHSSLDPNGNQSEEVSLHAFINASFETGFINSIDEAIRKDLQFDLSKYTKTDEIPYDFIRKRLSILVSHDNSSILITKGALSNILDVCKFAREGANSQIPINTIQDKIQKQYEDLSAQGLRILGIASKDMGTFSRVSKSDEEGMVFLGLLVFHDPPKPMVHETITTLNQLGVSLKVITGDNRHVARSLCSQIGLQNTKVLYGEELNQVSDEALIHLVGDVNIFAEIEPNCKERIIIALKKAGNVVGYIGDGINDVSALHSADVGISVETAVDVAKNAADIVLLEKDLEVLVEGVRQGRVTFANTLKYVFMATSANFGNMFSMAGASLFLPFLPLLPKQILLTNFLTDFPEMTIATDEVDAEMISSPKRWDISVIRKFMLVFGLVSSFFDYLTFGVLQWILKVDPEQFRSGWFIESVVSASLIVLVIRTRDLFFRSRPGRPLFIATLLVILATILFPYTPIAKAFELVPLPLEFLGILFVIVLLYVSMAEVAKKFFYKRVKI
- a CDS encoding c-type cytochrome is translated as MKKLLKIVGAILILFPIVLIGFLYLAFPKINPPEEIQARQDRENIERGRYLANHVSACIDCHSTRDWKRFSGPLLPESIGEGGEIFDQKIGFPGSFVAPNITPASLGTWTDGEILRAISSGISKNGRPLFPVMPHPAYGKMSKDDLLSIIAYLRNIAPIQKENEVSKPEFPFSLILRTIPQPAEFSSSPKKEDKIAYGKYLFNAAACSECHTKKDKGKPVEGMDLAGGFEFPLPNGTKIVSSNITPDKETGIGHWSEEKFVERFKSMEPPRYQPHLVKDGERQTIMPWTMYAGMTKDDLAAIFAYLQTVKPISNKI
- a CDS encoding glycosyltransferase family 4 protein, yielding MRKGKIFMIGWEYPPNITGGLAVACKEIARNLALEGYEIDFLLPRLTGNEEQIEGVHLLDISSGWEELSESDRESLASSRQWIEVSERLQFSPYFTWKESASINHLDEDKMPAPGFVAVKEKERKTFLLPEIQGGYGKDLLRDIHWFAQFSAILARKSKPDLIHAHDWMTFPAGIAAKESTGAPLIVHVHATEFDRCGGSGNSEIRNIEEKGCRLADIVISVSEYTKGILIDQYGISESKIRVAHNGVNLEEASLTDSVEKPFFENPIVLFLGRMTHQKGPDYFVKAARKIANEIPEVKFVMAGSGDLHNRMVELAADLGLGAHFHYTGFLDSEKAHALYDMSSVFIMPSVSEPFGLTALEAMSHNKAVILSKQSGVSEVVDQCIKVDFWDIDRLAEETVCILKYGPLREEIGRRARSDVNKLTWSATAKKITQVYRSIL
- a CDS encoding histidine kinase N-terminal 7TM domain-containing protein, whose product is MSLFVFLLLFSSALFFYYRSERNKLALVFALLTITIALWCLLVFLGGLPLPRGLRTFILDITLIPIIFLPLFNNYIIRNYTRPHDLIPVPMGFMIAHTTAIVAFSALSVMGLVSPYYLDGDVVRYRGGLTYILLMLYIYVSTIWGLGRVVYNMVKGSYFVRLHSIYIFTGILLASIIAFTFLIALPSQEPNLSPVASFGMLAFLWFSWVPATKYRLFNVALTDFGQDFRNPRLSSIIVTINRFLLNKMDPIAYKDICDQYEKLKMEEIERIQMSGLYNMIRKTGNPVKYIVNTSEKIIKTLFP